In Mycolicibacter virginiensis, the DNA window GGCGGCGTCGTCGGGGTGAATCTCCACGAACGGGCCCGCGTTGAGCTTGTTGAGCTTGGCGACTTTTCCGGTCTTGGTCATGGTGTGCCACTGATGCGGCAGCCGCCCGGTGTTGAGCAGGAACGGATAGTCGTCATCGGGCATCTCGTCGGGCAGCAGATGCGGGCGGGCGAAGAAGACGGCTCGGCCGGACTCGGTCGCGAACGCCAACCGCGGCACGCTGCCGTCCTCGCGGACCAGCTGCGTCTGACTGGCCCCGTCGTTGAGGTAGCGGATGGGGTGGCGGTTCTGCCCGCTCTCCGGCGGGCACGGCCACTGGATCGGCGTCTGACGCAATCGCTCGTAGGTGATGCCGCGTAAGTCGTAGCCGGTCTTGGGGTTGGCGAATCGTTTGATCTCTTCGAACACGTCTTCGGCGCTCGAGTAGTCGAACGCCTTGGCGTATCCCATTTCTGCCGCGACGCGGGCGATGATCTGCCAGTCCGGCAACGATTGACCAACCGGGTCGACCGCCCGTTGAAAGAGCGTGAGATTGCGCTCGGAGTTGACCATCACTCCATCGCACTCAGTCCACAGCGCCGCCGGCAGCAGCACGTCGGCGTAGGCACTGGTCTCGTTCTCGGCGAACGCATCCTGGGCGATCACCAGCTCGGCCCGTTCCAGCCCCTCCAGCACGGTTTTTCGATTCGCCACGGTCGCAACCGGGTTGGTGCAGATGATCCAGCACGCCTTGATCTGGCCATCGGCCATCCGCGAGAACATGTCGATGGTGCCGGCGCCCACCTCGGTGCGCAGCGAGCCGCGTGGGATGCCCCAGATGTCTTCGACGAATTCACGGTCGTCGGCACAGACGACGCTCCGCTGGCCAGGTAGTCCCGGACCCATGTAGCCCATTTCTCGGCCACCCATCGCATTGGGTTGACCGGTCAGGGAGAACGGTCCGCTGCCGGTCTTACAGATGGCCCCGGTGGCCAGGTGCAGGTTACAGATGGCATTGGTGTTCCAGGTTCCGTGTGTGCTCTGGTTGAGCCCCATTGTCCAGCAGCTCATCCAGTTACCCGACTCGCCGATCCATGCTGCGGCCGTGCGAATGTCGGCTTCGGGGATTCCGGTGAGCTCAGCCACCGTCTCCGGCGTGAACTGCTCGAGGAAACTGGGCATGACTTCCCAGCCCTGCGTGTACTCGGCGATGAACTCGTCGTCGGTGTGGCCATTCGCGACGATCAGATGCAGCAACCCATTGAGCAGCGCCAGATCGGTTCCGGGCGCGATCTGCAAGAACAGGTCGGCCTTCTCCGCGGTGGCACTGCGGCGTGGATCGACGACGATCAGCTTGGCGCCGGCTTTGACGCGGTCCATCATCCGCAGGAACAGAATCGGGTGGCAGTCGGCCATATTCGCGCCGATCACGAAGAACACGTCGGCGTGATCGAAGTCCTGATAGGAGCCGGGCGGCCCGTCGGCACCGAGTGACTGTTTGTAGCCGCTGCCCGCGCTGGCCATACACAACCGCGAGTTGGACTCGATCTGGCTGGTGCCGATATAGCCCTTGGCGAGTTTGTTCGCCAGGTATTGCGCCTCGGTTGACATCTGCCCGGAGACGTAGAGCGCTACGGCGTCGGGCCCGTGCTCGTCGATGATCGCCCGCAACCGGCTGGCGCAGTAGGTGATGGCGGTATCGATGTCGGTCGGTTCGACGGGTTCGTCGCGCCCGGGCCGCATGAACGCCGACTCCATTCGGCCGGGCGCGGCGAGCAGATCCGCGGTGGTGGCACCCTTGGTGCACAACCGGCCGAAGTTGGTCGGATGGGATTGGTCACCGCTGGACTTGGCTACCCGGCGGCGCCCGGTGGCCGCATCGGTTTCGACCTGCAGCACCATCCCGCATCCGACCCCGCAGTAGGCACAGAGGGTGGAGACGGCCTCTGCACGCTGGCGGTCGTTTTGCGCTGGCATGGAAGGTCACCTCCTGCGGTTGCGGGCCTTGCCGCCACCCTGCCGCGCGCAGGTTTCAAGATCATTTCGGGACCATTACCACGCGTTGCGATATTCCGGCAGAGCCGCTGGCCATGCGTGATGCCGCCGTCAACCGCGAGAAACTGTTGCCTGAATCACTTCCCGGTCAGGGCTTCTAGGCCGGACGCAGAACCGCCAACGAATGCCCCGGCAACAGTGTGGCTCCGCCCTCAATCCGCGGTGACGCCCAAGCCAGTACCAGCTCGCCGCAGACCGGCACACTCACCGTGTCCTCGCTGAGATTGCAGACGACCACCAGCGGACCGCGGTGCATGGCGATCCATCGCCTGTCCTCGTCGTAGTCGATCATCAGTTGGCTCAACCAAGGACCGACCGGATCGATTTCAGCGCGTAGCCCGATCAGTGCCTTGTACAGGTGCAGCAGCCGTAGATGGTGTTGCTCCTCGAGCTCGCGCCAGGCCAGCTTGGAACGCTGGAAGGTTTCGGGATCCTGGGGGTCGGGGATCTCGTCGGCATTCCAGCCGTGCTCGGCGAACTCGGCTTTGCGGCCTTCGGCGGTGGCCTTCGCCACCTGCGGGTCCTCGTGTGAAGTGAAAAACTGAAAGGGCGTGAGCGCGCCCCACTCCTCCCCCATGAAAAGCATGGCGGTGTAAGGCGACAGCAGTACCAGTGCAGCCTTGATCGCGAGTTGCCCGGCCGTCAGATTCTGCGATGGGCGGTCACCGAGCGCTCGGTTGCCGACCTGGTCGTGGGTGCACGTGTAGGCCAACAGCCGGGTAGCCGGAATCTGCGAGATCGGCAGCGGCCGACCGTGACGCCGGCGGCGAAACGAGGAGTACGTGGCCGCATGAAAAAAGCCGTTACGCAAGGTGGTCGCCAAGGTGGCCATGCTACCGAAGTCGGCGTAATAACCTTGCCGTTCACCGGATACCGCGGTGTGGATGGCGTGGTGGATGTCGTCATCCCATTGCGCGGTGATCCCGTAGCCACCGCTTTCGCGACGGGTGATGGTGCGCGGATCGTTTCGATCGCTTTCCGCGATGAGCGACAGTGGACGGCCCAACCGCGCGGCAAGCGCGTCGGTTTCGGCCGACAGCTCTTCAAGGATATTGATCGCTGTGGTGTCCACCAGCGCGTGCACGGCATCCAGCCGTAGGCCATCGACGTGGAAGACCCGCATCCAGCGCAGCGCACAGTCGATGATGTAGCGGCGCACTTCATCGGAGTCCGGTCCATCGATGTTGATGGCATTGCCCCACGGGTTACGTACGTCCGACAGGTACGGTCCGAAGCGGGGAAGGTAGTTCCCGGACGGCCCAAGGTGGTTGAAGACGGCATCGATCAACACCCCCAGACCCCGGGCGTGGCAGGCGTCGACGAAGCGTGCCAACCCATTCGGGCCACCGTAGGGCTCATGCACGGCGTACCACAGCACACCGTCGTATCCCCAGCCGTGCACGCCGGAAAAGGCGTTGACCGGCATCAGTTCTACGAAATCGACGCCCAGATCGACCAGGTGATCCAGCTTGTCGATAGCGGAATCGAACGTGCCCGCAGGCGTGAATGTGCCCACGTGCAGTTCATAGATCACCGCACCTTCGACTGGCCTCCCCACCCAGTCGTCGTCAGTCCAGGTCAGGCTGGCCTCATCCCACACCGCCGAACGGGCGTGCACGCCGTCGGGTTGGCGGGCCGACCGCGGATCTGGGAGAACCTGCGGGTCGTCATCGAGCAGATAGCCGTACCGGGCATCGGGCGCTAGGTCGAGCGTCGTTCGCCACCACCCGTCAGCCGAACGGGCCATCGGGTGAGCCACCCCATCGACATCGAGGCCGACGATTGCCGGTGTTGGTGCCCAGACGGCAAAGTCAGTCATCGACGCGCTCCAGCAGCACAACCGGTAGTTCGGCGAACAACTCGACGGCCCGGACCGATCCGCTGTGCCGGACGCCGGAGAGCGCGTCGGCCCAAGTACCGGGAGGCAGTGCGACAACGGTATCGCCCCACCCGGTGCCCTGCAGGCGCACCGTCCAGCGGCTGACCGCCACCATCACGTCATCGCCCCGGCGAAAGGCCACCACGTGTTCTGACGCCGGTCCTGAGGCCAGCACCGGCTGGTAGCCGCCGTGTAGGAAGCTGTCGGGACGGTCCCGTCGCATCTGCAATGCCGCAGCGACCACCCGCATTTTCGGGCGATGCAAGGACTCCAGCGCTGCCCGGCGCGTGTCGTAGTCGACCGGCCGCCGATTGTCCGGGTCGACCAAACTGTCATCGCAGAGCTCGGTGCCCTGGTAGACGTCCGGAACGCCGGGGACGGTCAAGGACAGCAGTTTCTGGCCCAGAATGTCGCTTTCGATATGCGGAGCGAGTTCGGCGACGAACTCGGTCAATTCCTGCGCGATAGGACCATCCAGTATGTCGTCAAGCCACCGGTGCAGCGCGCCCTCGAACTCTGCGTCGGGGTCGTGCCACGATGTCCGCCGATCCGCCTCGCGCGCCGCCTTTTCGGCGTAGGCGTGCAGCCGCTCGCGCAGCGTGCTGGTCACAGGGGAGTCAAGTGGCCATACACCGAAGATGTTCTGCCACAGGAAAAGCCCGGTTGCCAGATCGCGTGAGGGCGCCTTGGATTCCCAACGAGCGACGAACTCCGCCCACAGCGACGGCACCTGCGACAACACGCCGATGCGCGCCCGCACATCCTCGCCGCGTTTGGTGTCGTGGGTGGACAGCGTGATCATCGTGTGCGGCCAGCGTCGCGCCCGGGTGGCGGCCCGGTGATGAAACTCGGCCGAACCCACACCGAAATACTGCGGATTGCCGCCGACCTCGTTGAGCGATACCAGTCTGGCATCCCGGTAGAACACGCAGTCTTCGGTTGCCTTGGCGGTCACCGCTCCGCACAGCTGCTGCAGCCGTGCAGCGGCTTCGGCACCGTCGGCGATCGCCGCCGCGAGCAGTTCAAGCGGCTCGTCCAGTTCCGGCCGCTGCGCAAGTGTGTGTGCCAGTGCCACCGGCAGTATCGCCGCCAACCCGTGATAATCGCTGCGATAGACACCGATGTTTCCGAGCAAGGCCACGATGGCGTCGGCCAGCAACGGATGATCAGCGCCGGCAGCGCCGGCCACACAGCGGCACAGCCGCGCCAGCTCGCTGCCCAATGTCTCAGCAGCCGCGATCCCCTTCTGCTCGGCA includes these proteins:
- the treZ gene encoding malto-oligosyltrehalose trehalohydrolase, producing MTDFAVWAPTPAIVGLDVDGVAHPMARSADGWWRTTLDLAPDARYGYLLDDDPQVLPDPRSARQPDGVHARSAVWDEASLTWTDDDWVGRPVEGAVIYELHVGTFTPAGTFDSAIDKLDHLVDLGVDFVELMPVNAFSGVHGWGYDGVLWYAVHEPYGGPNGLARFVDACHARGLGVLIDAVFNHLGPSGNYLPRFGPYLSDVRNPWGNAINIDGPDSDEVRRYIIDCALRWMRVFHVDGLRLDAVHALVDTTAINILEELSAETDALAARLGRPLSLIAESDRNDPRTITRRESGGYGITAQWDDDIHHAIHTAVSGERQGYYADFGSMATLATTLRNGFFHAATYSSFRRRRHGRPLPISQIPATRLLAYTCTHDQVGNRALGDRPSQNLTAGQLAIKAALVLLSPYTAMLFMGEEWGALTPFQFFTSHEDPQVAKATAEGRKAEFAEHGWNADEIPDPQDPETFQRSKLAWRELEEQHHLRLLHLYKALIGLRAEIDPVGPWLSQLMIDYDEDRRWIAMHRGPLVVVCNLSEDTVSVPVCGELVLAWASPRIEGGATLLPGHSLAVLRPA
- the treY gene encoding malto-oligosyltrehalose synthase — encoded protein: MAGPVLSTYRLQLRGAESGFAFTFADAEKLLDYFDALGISHLYLSPIMTAVHGSAHGYDVVDPTTVSAELGGAPGLARLSAAARARGIGLIVDIVPNHVGVQRPEQNPWWWDVLKHGRSSRYAAFFDIDWDVGDGRIILPVLGSDDDVADLAVDGEALRLGDLVFPIAPGTGGGSGNQVHDRQHYRLVGWRNGGCGYRRFFSITSLAGLRQEDRAVFDAWHVELARWFDAGLVDGVRVDHPDGLSDPRGYLEWLRALVGPDAWIVVEKILAVDESLDPSLPVAGSTGYDALREIGGLFIDPNGEPALTELYETAGVDYRVMPALLAEQKGIAAAETLGSELARLCRCVAGAAGADHPLLADAIVALLGNIGVYRSDYHGLAAILPVALAHTLAQRPELDEPLELLAAAIADGAEAAARLQQLCGAVTAKATEDCVFYRDARLVSLNEVGGNPQYFGVGSAEFHHRAATRARRWPHTMITLSTHDTKRGEDVRARIGVLSQVPSLWAEFVARWESKAPSRDLATGLFLWQNIFGVWPLDSPVTSTLRERLHAYAEKAAREADRRTSWHDPDAEFEGALHRWLDDILDGPIAQELTEFVAELAPHIESDILGQKLLSLTVPGVPDVYQGTELCDDSLVDPDNRRPVDYDTRRAALESLHRPKMRVVAAALQMRRDRPDSFLHGGYQPVLASGPASEHVVAFRRGDDVMVAVSRWTVRLQGTGWGDTVVALPPGTWADALSGVRHSGSVRAVELFAELPVVLLERVDD